From Roseibium alexandrii DFL-11, the proteins below share one genomic window:
- a CDS encoding recombinase family protein, whose amino-acid sequence MQNTKYVSYLRVSTQKQGMSGLGLEAQRAAVNAFLQGKQARVIEEFVEVESGSNSERDELDAALKACRLHKAVLVIAKLDRLSRDAAFLLNLQKANVKFVAADMPEANEMIVGIMAVVAQAERKMISDRTKAALAAAKERGVKLGGFRGHKADNAAREKARSVKRAKAKAFAIDVHPAIIEAEQAGYRSLRQIAEALNAKEIPTPRGGKWSSVQVKRVKDALNNIVADKT is encoded by the coding sequence ATGCAGAACACAAAATACGTATCTTATCTGCGCGTCTCCACGCAAAAACAGGGGATGTCAGGTCTAGGCCTAGAGGCGCAAAGAGCTGCCGTGAACGCCTTCCTTCAAGGTAAGCAAGCGCGCGTTATTGAAGAGTTCGTTGAGGTAGAAAGCGGCAGCAATTCGGAACGCGATGAGCTCGACGCAGCACTGAAGGCCTGCCGTCTTCACAAAGCCGTTTTGGTGATCGCAAAACTCGACCGACTTTCGAGGGACGCAGCATTTCTGCTTAATCTTCAAAAGGCCAACGTCAAATTTGTCGCCGCCGATATGCCTGAAGCCAATGAGATGATTGTCGGGATTATGGCTGTCGTCGCACAGGCTGAGCGCAAAATGATCTCAGACAGGACAAAAGCGGCACTTGCAGCTGCAAAGGAGAGAGGCGTCAAGCTGGGGGGCTTTCGCGGACACAAGGCCGATAACGCCGCCCGTGAAAAGGCACGGTCAGTCAAACGGGCAAAAGCGAAGGCATTTGCGATCGATGTGCACCCGGCCATCATTGAAGCAGAACAAGCGGGCTATCGATCGCTCCGCCAGATTGCCGAAGCATTGAACGCCAAAGAAATCCCGACCCCGCGCGGTGGAAAATGGAGCAGCGTTCAGGTCAAGCGCGTCAAAGATGCGCTGAACAACATAGTTGCCGACAAAACATGA
- a CDS encoding helix-turn-helix domain-containing protein — MTPITLIAKAIQRERLKAGMSLSALAKTAGLAKSTLSQLEAGQGNPSVETLWAIASALNVPFSFLFETGTTDKTLIRAGEGEPVASEAAGFTAVLLANCPPGRRRDLYRTSLSGGALRSAEPHPAGTIEHVFVAKGEIRVGPAEELETLSAGDYFRFPGDVAHSYEVLSKEAVILLVMESPV, encoded by the coding sequence ATGACACCGATCACCCTGATTGCAAAAGCCATTCAACGGGAAAGATTGAAAGCGGGCATGAGCCTGTCGGCGCTTGCAAAGACGGCCGGGCTCGCAAAGTCGACCCTGTCCCAGCTGGAGGCGGGGCAGGGCAATCCAAGCGTTGAAACGCTCTGGGCAATCGCGAGCGCACTCAATGTCCCGTTCAGCTTCCTGTTTGAGACGGGGACGACGGATAAAACACTCATCCGGGCCGGGGAGGGGGAGCCGGTTGCCTCTGAAGCGGCCGGGTTTACCGCTGTTCTGCTGGCAAATTGCCCGCCTGGCCGCCGCCGAGATCTTTATCGGACCAGCCTTTCCGGCGGTGCGTTGCGTTCAGCCGAGCCGCATCCAGCCGGCACGATCGAGCATGTGTTTGTAGCAAAAGGCGAGATTCGCGTCGGCCCGGCAGAGGAGCTGGAAACACTGTCAGCAGGCGACTATTTCCGGTTCCCCGGCGACGTCGCCCACAGCTATGAGGTCCTCTCCAAAGAGGCTGTCATTCTTCTGGTGATGGAAAGCCCGGTGTGA
- a CDS encoding trypsin-like peptidase domain-containing protein: protein MTYEVDDDLYPATTGIYIEATWYGYGTYTGSGVLVGRNDILTAAHVVYDPIWGIADDIVLYPSYDPDDFFNDTVEWSTVHYFPDFDPDADGRLYWGDFNSGTLGETELDIALFTLSEAAGDVYGWMGMDYGFNGGNVGVLGYPGIYGRQPMYDTGSVSNAPFNDYAFLYNGDLEVNSGNSGGPIFYDYGDGPYVVGIVSTGIAAVDIAGHEYWLRDYMRDNDVALSGGTFDPTSSGGTVTIDLVEDGVYRFYNSSTGTHFYTSAYAEATSINTSSSQYSYEGVAYKSVDSTGSNAAEFYRFYNSDTGTHFFTASAAERDSVISTLPQFNYEGVAYHLHSTADADDIALYRFFNTEKGTHFYTAVQAERDNVINTLSQYTYEGIVGYVDIA from the coding sequence ATGACCTACGAAGTTGATGACGACCTATATCCGGCAACGACCGGCATCTACATCGAAGCGACCTGGTACGGGTACGGAACGTATACCGGGAGCGGTGTTCTCGTTGGACGCAACGACATCCTGACAGCAGCCCATGTCGTCTATGACCCCATTTGGGGTATTGCCGACGATATTGTGCTTTACCCGTCCTACGATCCCGACGACTTTTTCAACGACACTGTCGAATGGTCGACGGTTCACTACTTTCCGGATTTCGATCCAGACGCCGATGGACGCTTGTATTGGGGTGATTTCAACTCCGGGACGCTTGGGGAAACCGAGCTTGATATTGCCCTGTTCACTCTTAGTGAAGCGGCCGGAGACGTCTATGGCTGGATGGGAATGGACTACGGGTTCAACGGCGGGAATGTAGGTGTGCTGGGCTACCCGGGCATCTATGGCCGGCAGCCAATGTATGACACCGGCTCCGTCAGCAACGCGCCTTTCAACGACTATGCGTTTCTCTATAACGGAGACCTTGAGGTCAACAGCGGCAACTCGGGCGGCCCAATATTCTATGACTACGGTGATGGGCCCTATGTGGTCGGAATCGTCTCCACAGGCATCGCAGCTGTTGATATCGCCGGCCACGAGTATTGGTTGCGCGACTATATGCGCGACAACGATGTGGCCCTGTCCGGTGGCACGTTTGATCCCACGTCAAGTGGCGGCACCGTAACAATCGACTTGGTCGAAGATGGAGTTTACCGGTTCTACAACAGCTCGACAGGGACACATTTTTACACCTCGGCTTATGCTGAGGCGACCTCGATCAACACAAGCTCATCCCAATACAGCTATGAAGGCGTCGCTTATAAGAGTGTCGACAGCACCGGTTCCAATGCGGCCGAGTTCTACCGGTTTTACAACTCAGACACGGGCACGCATTTCTTCACAGCAAGCGCCGCGGAACGCGACTCTGTGATCTCAACTCTGCCTCAGTTCAACTATGAAGGCGTTGCCTATCACCTCCACAGTACAGCGGACGCCGACGACATTGCACTCTATCGTTTTTTCAACACGGAAAAGGGAACGCATTTCTATACAGCTGTTCAGGCGGAACGGGACAACGTGATCAACACGCTCTCGCAATACACCTACGAAGGAATTGTCGGATACGTTGACATTGCCTAG
- the murA gene encoding UDP-N-acetylglucosamine 1-carboxyvinyltransferase: MDSIKVTGGAELNGIIPISGAKNAALPLMIASLLTDETLTLSNVPRLRDVAQLMQILSNHGVDYSVNGKRSGQDDLAGQTLNLTAREIVDTTAPYELVSKMRASFWVVGPLVARMHEARVSLPGGCAIGTRPVDFFIQGLEALGADIEIEGGYVVVKAPGGLTGGRVEFPRVSVGATHTIMMAATLAKGETEIVNAAREPEVVDLARCLKAMGAKIEGEGTSTIRIQGVPRLHGAHHAVVPDRIETGTYAMAVAMTGGDVFLQGARTELLESALDTLRQTGAEITATDEGLRIYRNGNGIQPADVTTEPFPGFPTDLQAQFMALMTKAGGKSRITETIFENRFMHVQELARLGAQIAIDGRTATVEGVSTLRGAPVMATDLRASVSLVIAGLAAEGETTVSRVYHLDRGFERLEDKLTRCGAQIQRISG, from the coding sequence ATGGACAGCATTAAAGTCACCGGCGGCGCGGAGCTGAACGGCATCATTCCGATTTCCGGCGCAAAGAACGCTGCACTGCCTTTGATGATCGCGTCCCTGTTGACCGACGAAACCCTGACGCTGTCGAATGTGCCGCGCTTGCGCGACGTCGCCCAGCTGATGCAGATCCTCTCCAATCACGGCGTTGATTATTCGGTCAATGGCAAGCGCAGCGGTCAGGACGATCTGGCTGGCCAGACACTTAACCTGACAGCCCGTGAGATCGTGGACACGACGGCGCCCTATGAGCTTGTGTCCAAAATGCGCGCCAGCTTCTGGGTTGTCGGCCCGTTGGTTGCCCGGATGCACGAAGCCCGCGTTTCGTTGCCCGGTGGCTGTGCGATCGGCACACGGCCGGTGGACTTCTTTATCCAGGGCCTTGAGGCTCTCGGTGCGGATATTGAGATCGAGGGCGGATATGTCGTTGTGAAGGCGCCGGGCGGTTTGACCGGCGGCCGGGTCGAATTTCCACGTGTTTCCGTCGGTGCCACTCACACCATCATGATGGCGGCGACCTTGGCCAAGGGCGAGACAGAAATCGTCAATGCAGCGCGTGAGCCGGAAGTGGTCGATCTTGCCCGCTGCCTGAAGGCCATGGGCGCCAAGATCGAAGGCGAGGGCACGTCAACCATCCGCATTCAAGGCGTGCCGCGTCTTCATGGCGCGCACCATGCCGTCGTTCCGGACCGGATCGAGACCGGCACCTACGCCATGGCGGTTGCCATGACGGGCGGCGATGTGTTTTTGCAAGGTGCGCGCACCGAGCTTCTGGAAAGTGCGCTGGACACGCTGCGCCAAACAGGGGCGGAAATCACTGCGACGGACGAAGGCCTCAGGATCTATCGCAACGGCAATGGTATTCAGCCCGCCGATGTCACGACAGAGCCGTTCCCGGGCTTCCCGACCGATCTTCAGGCCCAGTTCATGGCGCTGATGACCAAGGCAGGCGGCAAGAGCCGGATCACCGAAACCATTTTCGAAAACCGCTTCATGCACGTTCAGGAGCTGGCCCGTCTTGGCGCACAGATCGCGATTGATGGCCGCACGGCCACGGTCGAGGGCGTGTCCACTCTGCGCGGCGCGCCGGTGATGGCAACGGACCTTCGCGCGTCCGTATCGCTTGTGATTGCCGGACTGGCAGCGGAAGGCGAGACCACCGTCAGCCGGGTCTATCACCTCGACCGGGGCTTTGAGCGCCTGGAAGACAAGCTCACCCGCTGCGGTGCCCAGATCCAACGGATTTCGGGTTAA
- a CDS encoding AzlD family protein produces the protein MDNTVLIICLCALATYLTRTGGHLILSRFGALHHRAEAALDAVPVAVLTALVAPAATTEGPAEAIAIILAGVLTLRFSLIISVSAGILSVVALRSLGL, from the coding sequence ATGGATAACACCGTTCTGATCATCTGCCTGTGTGCCCTGGCCACCTACCTGACAAGAACAGGCGGGCATCTGATCCTGTCGCGGTTTGGCGCCCTGCATCACCGGGCGGAAGCTGCGCTTGATGCGGTTCCGGTAGCCGTCCTCACTGCGCTGGTTGCCCCCGCCGCAACGACGGAAGGCCCTGCAGAGGCCATCGCCATAATCCTGGCAGGCGTTCTGACCTTGCGTTTTTCCCTGATTATCAGCGTGTCTGCCGGGATTCTCAGTGTCGTGGCCCTTCGCAGCCTTGGGCTTTAA
- a CDS encoding DUF6538 domain-containing protein: MAGKIRYLHEDKNGYFARKRVPTDIRSRIGKEFFMKALGDGKREAERKLPSAIAEFEKEIERARANLPSGFASENGDAGDDTAACPLSPNQMAAKHYADQVQFDQDLRNTTHLYARHGFIDEFYVETLREIRSGAATNDEIQNAIGWIFRKFKSLGHLDSDPGSTEWRYTASRLAAAEYEALNLAALRDDDGDAPAPPEWITNALSELENTSEGGQKQEVTSLQALFEKCRTRKTGQEGLSDSTSKSYASGIRSMIEFMGADDATLITNRKINDWLEHLQFEKGLDPQTLNSRYLPAVRSTLKWAVNQGYIDHIDITASVQVPRKPKNRQKGYTQEEATELLQRALNYERQADSREYPETAASKRWCPWLAYFSGARIGEIAQLRKEDVRISPEGIRYIHITPEAGTTKTGHYRDVPLHKQLIDIGFLEFVEKSSEGPLFFRDENGTRDPVKAADQVAGQISEWLREHGLVPNGVSPNHGFRHGFKTLARRYDIATDYMHAIQGHATRTAGEAYGDTDLIAMQRELGKIPNISIA, from the coding sequence ATGGCTGGCAAGATCAGATACCTCCACGAAGACAAGAACGGATACTTCGCTCGCAAGCGCGTGCCGACAGACATCAGAAGTCGGATCGGCAAGGAGTTCTTCATGAAAGCGCTGGGCGACGGGAAACGAGAAGCCGAACGTAAACTGCCCAGCGCCATTGCCGAGTTTGAGAAAGAGATAGAGCGAGCCAGGGCGAACCTTCCAAGTGGATTCGCCTCGGAAAACGGGGACGCGGGCGATGACACGGCAGCGTGTCCGCTCTCTCCCAATCAGATGGCGGCCAAGCACTACGCTGATCAAGTGCAATTCGACCAGGATCTCAGAAACACCACGCATCTTTATGCGCGTCATGGCTTCATCGATGAATTTTACGTTGAAACCCTGCGAGAGATCCGCAGCGGCGCAGCAACAAACGATGAGATTCAAAATGCCATCGGTTGGATTTTCAGGAAATTCAAAAGCCTGGGACATCTCGACAGTGACCCCGGCTCAACCGAGTGGCGCTATACAGCAAGCAGACTTGCAGCTGCAGAGTATGAAGCCCTTAATCTCGCGGCTCTGCGCGATGATGACGGAGACGCCCCTGCACCACCTGAATGGATCACAAACGCTCTCAGTGAGCTTGAGAACACGTCTGAGGGCGGACAGAAACAAGAGGTAACATCTCTTCAAGCCCTGTTTGAAAAATGCAGGACGCGAAAGACTGGCCAGGAAGGCCTTAGCGACTCGACTTCAAAGTCCTACGCTAGCGGAATACGAAGCATGATTGAGTTCATGGGTGCTGACGATGCGACGCTCATTACCAACCGCAAGATTAATGATTGGCTGGAGCACCTCCAGTTCGAAAAGGGCCTAGACCCGCAAACCCTAAATTCCAGGTACCTTCCCGCCGTAAGATCCACGCTGAAATGGGCCGTCAACCAGGGCTATATCGATCACATTGATATCACTGCCTCTGTCCAGGTGCCTCGCAAACCCAAAAACCGGCAAAAGGGCTATACTCAAGAAGAGGCAACTGAGCTACTCCAGCGTGCATTAAACTATGAGCGCCAGGCTGACAGCCGCGAGTACCCGGAGACAGCAGCATCTAAACGTTGGTGCCCTTGGCTTGCTTATTTCTCTGGCGCGCGAATTGGTGAGATCGCACAGCTCCGCAAGGAAGACGTTCGAATTTCGCCAGAGGGAATAAGATACATCCACATCACCCCTGAAGCTGGAACAACAAAGACAGGTCACTATAGAGACGTGCCTCTGCACAAGCAGCTCATAGATATAGGCTTCCTGGAATTCGTTGAAAAATCTAGCGAAGGGCCGCTTTTCTTCCGCGATGAAAACGGAACCCGGGATCCTGTCAAGGCGGCAGACCAAGTAGCTGGTCAGATTTCAGAGTGGCTCCGCGAACATGGGTTGGTACCAAACGGAGTATCCCCAAATCACGGTTTCCGTCATGGTTTCAAGACACTCGCCCGGCGCTATGACATCGCTACCGATTATATGCACGCTATTCAGGGCCATGCGACAAGAACGGCAGGAGAAGCCTATGGCGATACAGACCTGATCGCTATGCAGCGTGAACTCGGGAAGATCCCCAATATTTCCATCGCTTAG
- a CDS encoding DUF2948 family protein codes for MDQLKLAALDEEDLQVLSAHVQDAVITIADIRYLPKEKRAVFIMNRFVWDKKADKRTKEHERRRSAFAVSRVTGMKAHKIQQDAKDVVLELLAVTFKAGDEAPNGQIELAFSGGSSIQLDVECIEAQLSDLGAAWSTPNLPQHDLT; via the coding sequence ATGGATCAATTGAAACTTGCCGCTTTGGATGAGGAAGACCTGCAGGTCCTTTCCGCCCATGTTCAGGACGCTGTGATCACGATCGCAGATATTCGTTACCTGCCCAAAGAAAAAAGGGCGGTGTTCATCATGAACCGCTTTGTGTGGGACAAGAAGGCCGACAAGCGGACCAAGGAACATGAGCGCCGCCGGTCCGCCTTTGCCGTCTCGCGCGTGACCGGCATGAAAGCACACAAGATCCAGCAGGACGCTAAGGACGTGGTGCTGGAATTGCTGGCCGTCACGTTCAAGGCGGGGGATGAAGCGCCTAACGGTCAGATTGAGCTCGCATTTTCCGGCGGATCGAGCATCCAGCTGGACGTGGAGTGCATTGAGGCCCAATTGTCTGATCTTGGAGCTGCCTGGTCGACGCCGAACCTGCCGCAGCATGACCTTACCTAA
- a CDS encoding AzlC family ABC transporter permease, giving the protein MSITRNDGGTPDFAGEQTSTFRSDVSDGIRDALPIVFAVAPFAAVFGAIALENGLSFGELLLTSMSIYAGASQFVMLDLLGQGVPAWSIVLTVFAVNFRHVLYSAAVGRHLSKFTTLQKALAFFVLVDPQYAAAERRAGRDGLRPAYYFSFAAAIYVVWITSNCLGAAFGSLIEDPAAFGLDVILPVYFAGLVAGFHTRRGFGVILVISAAASTLAFHTIGSPWHITIGGLCGLAAAALLSRPNGEVSHG; this is encoded by the coding sequence ATGAGCATCACACGCAATGACGGCGGAACGCCCGACTTCGCAGGCGAACAAACCAGTACCTTCCGATCCGATGTTTCGGACGGTATCCGCGATGCCCTGCCCATCGTGTTTGCCGTTGCGCCATTTGCAGCCGTATTTGGCGCCATTGCGCTGGAGAACGGACTGTCCTTTGGCGAGCTCCTGCTGACATCGATGTCCATTTACGCCGGGGCTAGTCAGTTCGTGATGCTGGATTTGCTCGGCCAGGGCGTGCCGGCTTGGTCCATCGTTCTAACGGTCTTTGCGGTGAACTTCCGGCATGTGCTTTATTCGGCCGCCGTCGGCCGGCATTTGAGCAAGTTTACGACCTTGCAGAAGGCGCTGGCTTTTTTCGTTCTGGTTGATCCGCAATATGCGGCTGCCGAACGTCGCGCGGGGCGGGATGGCCTCCGGCCCGCCTATTACTTTTCGTTCGCAGCTGCCATCTACGTCGTCTGGATCACGTCCAACTGCCTCGGCGCTGCCTTCGGTTCGTTGATTGAAGATCCGGCCGCCTTCGGTCTCGATGTGATCCTTCCGGTCTATTTCGCAGGCCTCGTAGCCGGATTTCACACCCGCCGCGGGTTCGGAGTGATCCTTGTGATCAGTGCAGCCGCCTCAACCCTCGCCTTCCACACAATCGGCAGTCCCTGGCACATTACGATTGGCGGCCTTTGCGGCCTTGCTGCGGCCGCGCTACTGAGCCGTCCAAACGGAGAGGTGTCCCATGGATAA
- a CDS encoding DUF3124 domain-containing protein yields the protein MRPTAKLFALALLLNTAPAPVVFALDLTKALGETIYVPAYSRIFSFPDRSELLAATLTVHNVDPQNPLTVTKVDYHGEDGKLLKSILDAPLRLEPLGSASFLVPSNDTTGGVGANFLVEWSADQGALSPLTEAVMVTGPGTPGPSFTSRGRVISRTAAE from the coding sequence ATGCGCCCCACCGCAAAACTCTTCGCCCTTGCCCTGTTGTTGAATACGGCACCAGCTCCTGTAGTTTTTGCCCTTGATCTGACAAAGGCGCTTGGCGAGACGATTTATGTGCCGGCCTATTCCAGGATCTTTTCCTTTCCGGACCGGTCAGAGCTTCTGGCCGCCACCCTCACCGTTCACAATGTCGATCCGCAAAATCCGCTCACCGTGACCAAAGTCGATTATCACGGTGAAGACGGCAAGCTCCTGAAGAGCATCCTGGATGCACCGCTGCGCCTGGAGCCCTTGGGCTCTGCCAGTTTCCTTGTACCCAGCAACGACACCACCGGCGGCGTCGGCGCGAATTTCCTCGTGGAATGGTCGGCAGACCAAGGCGCCTTAAGCCCGTTGACCGAAGCGGTCATGGTGACAGGACCCGGAACCCCGGGCCCATCTTTTACCTCCCGCGGGCGCGTTATCAGCCGCACGGCGGCTGAGTAG
- a CDS encoding Rap1a/Tai family immunity protein, with product MFKSLMSAMVIAGALVLPGKAFAEDGAAVYSGAELFEVCLNPNEGQNRAICMSYVSAVVDSRNLIKTESGLRLCVPERTPIKQLIKSALIWMNDQPRIGGLSGAEAVFFALKDKYPC from the coding sequence ATGTTTAAGAGTTTGATGAGCGCCATGGTGATTGCCGGCGCTTTGGTATTGCCTGGTAAAGCCTTTGCCGAAGACGGGGCCGCTGTTTACTCCGGAGCCGAGCTTTTCGAAGTCTGCCTTAACCCGAACGAGGGTCAAAATCGTGCGATATGCATGTCATACGTTTCGGCAGTCGTCGATAGTCGGAATCTGATTAAAACCGAGTCCGGGCTTCGTTTATGCGTTCCCGAGCGCACACCGATCAAACAATTGATCAAGAGCGCCTTGATCTGGATGAACGATCAACCGCGCATTGGCGGCCTGTCCGGAGCAGAAGCCGTCTTCTTCGCTCTGAAGGACAAATACCCCTGCTAA
- a CDS encoding TrlF family AAA-like ATPase, producing the protein MISRGSEWHRWEPHIHAPGTVLNNQFGKADPWSAYITTLEGLTPTIEAIAVTDYYVTDTYEEFLEHKAAGRLPNVALLFPNIELRLDVAAKSGFVNIHLLVSPEDPDHLNEARRILKRLQFHAFNDRFDCTREELIKLGKRADSTITDDNAALRHGATQFKVNFNQLRKVISESEWATNNILIAVAGGSGDGTSGIRQAADLTVRQEIEKFAHIIFSSSPAQREFWIGQRSMSTEDLRARYDGCKPCLHGSDSHDQKSVGQPVDNRFSWIKGALEFDALRQACIDPESRAYVGEHPPRSAIPSQVISHVKIEDADWAATPDIPLNPGLVAIVGARGSGKTALADVIAAGCDAITPAGWDADENISPSFLARARQLIGRATTTLTWGGAETVTRSLDGSDANGHMSYERARYLSQQFVEELCSAKGVSDGLVDEIERVIFESHSKDEGEWALNFEELRDQKTSRFQQAREREAAAISDISDRIATEFEKESLIATLTAQVQQRKKVIVDYTADRAKLVVKGTEAQVARHTQLSETAQVLRNQIQNFGNQRRTFVALQDEVKSMRATGAPEMLRQAQARYANSGMKAEQWDEFLLIYKGDVDNSLRAYITWVDGEIAKVNGTPPPIGDPNVPLIADTVDVSTLPLAPISAEMTRLEAMFSADKLVRDQYAALTKRIAQENSALQTLETRLTDSIGAAARRKDLQTERDDTYGRVFEAIINEQDALADLYAPLMARIATSPGTLKKLSFSVRRIADVQGWGTFAEEELLDRRKAGPFYGRGSLIAAATEALMPAWETGSATDVQSAMTAFMAKYLRDLLSHAPFAPAQQAEYREWSKRFAHWLFSTDHITVRYEIAYDGVDIRKLSPGTRGIVLLLLYLALDDADDRPLIIDQPEENLDPKSVFDELVALFIAAKAKRQVIMVTHNANLVINTDADQIIVAEAGPHPSGGLPPISYVAGGLENAAIRKAVCKILEGGEDAFRERARRLRVRLER; encoded by the coding sequence ATGATCAGTCGCGGTTCTGAATGGCACCGATGGGAGCCACATATTCATGCTCCTGGGACTGTCCTCAACAATCAATTCGGTAAAGCCGACCCTTGGAGTGCCTACATCACGACGTTGGAAGGTTTGACGCCGACAATCGAGGCTATCGCCGTCACTGACTATTACGTTACTGACACTTACGAGGAATTCCTTGAACATAAGGCCGCTGGCCGTTTGCCTAACGTGGCGCTGCTCTTCCCTAACATCGAGCTGCGCCTGGATGTCGCAGCAAAGTCAGGCTTTGTGAACATCCATCTCCTGGTTAGCCCGGAAGACCCTGATCACTTGAACGAGGCGAGGCGTATCCTCAAGCGCTTACAATTTCATGCGTTCAACGACCGGTTCGATTGCACGCGCGAGGAACTGATCAAGCTTGGTAAGCGCGCGGATTCCACTATAACCGATGACAATGCGGCTCTTCGCCATGGCGCGACTCAATTCAAGGTCAATTTCAATCAATTGAGGAAGGTCATCAGCGAAAGCGAATGGGCGACAAACAACATACTAATCGCCGTCGCTGGCGGTTCCGGCGATGGCACGTCGGGAATTCGACAGGCTGCCGACCTGACAGTCCGCCAAGAGATCGAAAAGTTTGCTCACATCATCTTTTCAAGTAGCCCAGCGCAGCGCGAGTTCTGGATTGGTCAGCGTAGCATGTCGACTGAAGACCTGCGCGCTCGATATGACGGGTGCAAACCCTGCCTCCACGGTAGCGACTCTCACGATCAGAAATCCGTGGGCCAGCCCGTTGACAATCGCTTCTCGTGGATAAAAGGCGCGCTAGAGTTCGATGCCCTTCGTCAAGCCTGTATTGATCCAGAAAGCCGCGCTTATGTCGGAGAGCACCCGCCCCGCTCGGCCATACCGTCTCAGGTCATCTCGCATGTCAAAATCGAAGATGCTGATTGGGCCGCCACGCCCGACATCCCTCTGAACCCCGGTCTTGTCGCCATAGTTGGAGCACGAGGATCCGGGAAAACGGCCCTTGCCGACGTCATAGCAGCGGGTTGCGATGCGATCACACCTGCAGGCTGGGATGCTGACGAAAACATCAGTCCGTCCTTCCTGGCGCGAGCGCGTCAATTAATCGGGCGCGCAACGACGACACTTACTTGGGGCGGAGCTGAGACGGTCACGCGCTCGCTTGATGGCAGCGACGCCAACGGTCACATGTCTTACGAACGCGCTCGTTATCTTTCCCAACAATTCGTAGAGGAACTTTGCTCGGCCAAGGGCGTCTCCGATGGCCTGGTAGACGAAATCGAGCGAGTGATTTTTGAATCTCATTCGAAAGATGAAGGTGAATGGGCGCTCAATTTCGAGGAGTTGCGTGATCAGAAAACGTCGCGGTTTCAACAGGCGCGCGAGCGTGAAGCTGCGGCGATCTCTGACATCTCGGATCGCATCGCCACTGAGTTTGAGAAAGAGAGCCTCATCGCCACGCTTACTGCCCAAGTACAACAGAGAAAAAAGGTGATCGTGGACTACACAGCCGATCGCGCAAAGCTAGTGGTCAAAGGCACCGAAGCTCAAGTCGCCCGTCACACTCAGCTCTCTGAGACAGCGCAAGTGCTTCGCAACCAAATTCAGAATTTCGGGAACCAGCGCCGTACATTCGTCGCCCTCCAGGACGAAGTTAAGAGCATGCGGGCGACAGGAGCCCCAGAGATGCTCCGTCAGGCTCAAGCGAGATACGCCAACAGCGGAATGAAAGCCGAGCAGTGGGACGAGTTCCTATTGATCTATAAAGGCGACGTCGACAATAGCCTGAGGGCCTATATCACATGGGTGGACGGCGAAATTGCGAAGGTTAACGGCACGCCGCCGCCTATCGGTGATCCGAACGTCCCACTAATCGCAGACACGGTCGATGTCTCAACTCTACCGCTCGCCCCGATCTCCGCTGAGATGACGCGCCTGGAGGCAATGTTCAGCGCTGACAAACTCGTGCGCGATCAGTATGCAGCTCTGACTAAACGCATCGCGCAAGAAAATTCCGCGCTTCAAACCCTCGAAACCAGACTTACCGACTCAATCGGTGCTGCCGCTCGCCGTAAGGATCTCCAGACCGAGCGCGATGACACCTACGGCCGGGTTTTCGAGGCAATCATCAATGAGCAGGATGCGCTTGCCGATCTCTACGCACCGCTGATGGCGCGAATTGCCACATCGCCGGGCACACTGAAGAAGCTCAGCTTCTCGGTTCGTAGGATAGCCGACGTACAGGGATGGGGCACCTTCGCAGAGGAAGAACTTCTCGACCGCCGCAAAGCCGGACCTTTTTACGGTCGCGGCTCGCTGATCGCGGCAGCGACGGAGGCACTAATGCCCGCCTGGGAGACCGGATCGGCAACAGACGTCCAGTCAGCCATGACGGCGTTCATGGCCAAGTATCTGCGAGACCTACTATCGCACGCACCATTTGCACCGGCACAGCAGGCCGAATACCGGGAGTGGTCAAAGCGGTTTGCCCACTGGCTTTTCAGCACAGATCACATCACCGTCCGATACGAAATCGCCTATGACGGCGTGGATATCCGGAAGCTTTCTCCTGGAACGCGTGGCATCGTCTTGCTCTTGCTATATCTTGCGCTCGATGATGCTGATGACAGACCGCTCATCATCGACCAACCTGAGGAAAACCTTGATCCGAAGTCGGTCTTCGACGAGCTGGTAGCGCTCTTTATCGCAGCGAAGGCAAAGCGTCAGGTGATTATGGTCACCCATAACGCCAACCTTGTCATCAACACAGATGCTGATCAAATCATCGTTGCCGAAGCTGGGCCCCATCCGTCCGGAGGCCTTCCGCCCATAAGCTACGTTGCGGGCGGGCTGGAGAATGCTGCAATTCGTAAGGCTGTCTGTAAAATCCTTGAAGGTGGTGAAGATGCCTTCCGCGAGCGTGCACGTCGCCTTCGCGTGCGACTTGAACGGTAA